The Astyanax mexicanus isolate ESR-SI-001 chromosome 7, AstMex3_surface, whole genome shotgun sequence genome has a window encoding:
- the shld2 gene encoding shieldin complex subunit 2 isoform X2, with product MTDKPKIHIFLGAPHPSSLSKDVQEEEEKEGGLPFQWKTLELRWSQGVRVHEDKWRGETVLQSSFNSRLLNLGQITPDHTSQAPQNVNIHTWRTLCTYLHEKRPLLVSLPARTAQDPHSVSFVRLGSLRPDTLVHALLRVKHSKTISAWRDEVEGVSRTGSVLRAVLSVEQGDGTQGAVVLWGSALALLQRINRNTDAVWEFRLLLVKQDVTSGLLELHSTPWSSCHPVFPDDTRCKEFYNTASSHNSFEIDLHTLLSQKYTGNVELKAQITAVQFQSSPSQDAVQLMDREMSLEKVLEVVCGDITFTGCGLCCAELDTDENGIYRPCYPCLPHTGVRRYYRPAVLTVREGDRQVCVQVPPTLLQKILLDTPPDKLNKPVAPASEERFVHVVAKRIHSILSTPRTLYCLTVRSHFECDENSVPIIQNFFLLEFKS from the exons ATGACCGATAAACCAAAGATCCACATATTTCTGGGGGCTCCCCATCCCTCATCACTATCTAAGGATGtccaagaagaagaagagaaagaaggaggCCTCCCATTTCAGTGGAAGACTCTGGAGCTGCGCTGGAGTCAGG GTGTGAGGGTACATGAGGATAAATGGCGAGGAGAAACAGTACTGCAGTCTTCCTTCAACAGCCGTCTTCTGAACCTGGGTCAGATTACTCCAGATCATACTTCACAAG CTCCACAGAATGTAAATATTCATACTTGGAGAACACTGTGTACTtatctgcacgagaagcgccccCTGTTGGTGTCTCTGCCTGCTCGCACTGCTCAGGACCCACATTCAGTCTCATTCGTCCGTCTTGGTTCTCTACGGCCTGACACACTCGTTCATGCTCTGCTAAGAGTCAAACACTCCAAGACCATTTCAG CCTGGCGTGATGAGGTGGAGGGTGTATCCCGGACAGGCAGTGTGCTGAGAGCTGTGCTGAGTGTGGAGCAAGGAGATGGCACACAGGGAGCTGTGGTCCTTTGGGGATCTGCCTTGGCCTTGCTACAGCGCATAAACAGGAACACGG ATGCAGTGTGGGAGTTCCGGCTGCTCTTAGTGAAACAGGACGTGACCTCAGGCCTACTAGAGCTTCACTCCACGCCGTGGAGCTCCTGTCATCCAGTCTTCCCAGACGACACTCGATGCAAAGAGTTTTACAACACAGCCTCCTCACACAACAGCTTTGAGATCGACCTGCACACACTCCTGTCCCAAAAGTACACAG GTAACGTGGAGCTGAAAGCTCAAATCACTGCTGTCCAGTTTCAGAGCAGCCCGTCGCAGGATGCAGTGCAGCTCATGGATCGAGAGATGTCTCTGGAGAAAGTTCTGGAGGTTGTGTGTGGTGACATCACTTTCACTGGCTGTGGCCTGTGCTGTGCTGAGCTGGACACGGATGAGAACGGAATCTACAGACCCTGCTACCCCTGCCTGCCTCATACTGGAGTACGCCGCTACTACAG ACCAGCTGTTCTGACTGTGAGAGAGGGAGATCGTCAAGTGTGTGTACAAGTTCCACCCACTCTTTTGCAAAAGATCCTGCTTGACACCCCACCAGACAAGCTGAACAAGCCTGTAG CTCCTGCATCAGAGGAGAGGTTTGTCCATGTTGTAGCCAAGCGAATCCACTCCATACTGTCCACTCCAAGAACCCTGTATTGTCTGACTGTCCGCAGCCATTTTGAATGTGATGAAAACAGCGTTCCTATCATTCAGAATTTCTTCCTGTTAGAATTTAAATCATAA
- the nfkb2 gene encoding nuclear factor NF-kappa-B p100 subunit isoform X1 produces the protein MAGALSMDESQYPMKMFESEYMMEIPYQQIMSSFDIKSEPYVPETVHGPYLQIIEEPKQRGFRFRYECEGPSHGGLPGASSERNRRTYPTVKVCNFVGHARVEVQLVTHTDPARVHAHSLVGKQCNENGMCSIDVGPNDLTAQFSNLGILHVTKRGVFDVLSKRLREEKRRMKEPGHLFTDTEDQAIQREAKELGKSMDLNIVRLKFTAYLQDSNGGFTRALKPVVSNPIYDSKSPNASNLKISRMDKTCGIVFGGDEIFLLCDKVQKDDIDIRFYEEEDEGGWEAFGDFSPTDVHKQYAIVFKTPPYHKTDIERPVTVFLQLRRKKGGDCSEPKQFTYIPQMQDKEEVQRKKMKSLPPQYDPWRGPQGGAGGLGRGSGGFGGPGTGTGGGGMGGGFPFNHQLDGSGFYPGGCGGFLGGAQMSESLPQLDTSLNTAPTASPEQQQIRQIAAALQNRTTAAAKRSARVLLEYCSTGNVRLLLAMQRHLCGVQDENGDTPLHLAVIHQQPAVALQLIQTIINTPQSKLINKLNHLGQGPLHLAVITKQPKLVEALLRVGADPSLLDRDGRTAVHLAAHIGDENILKVLLGLMDKRHAHLVNTADFSGLYPLHLAVRKGGEKCLRVLVEAGARVNTPEQKSGCSALHLAVRENLFKVACTLITELKADVNACTFGGNSPLHLAASLGSPHICSVLIAAGADKRLENDEPLFSSSSSSDEEELVEQRENEEEQVQRHVVEQVKELSISSERSRVNPRKRPAAGHTPFDLANCQKVKDLLDGRSSPKPSRHSSKKPKKSTEDVGQSLDDELVNKLCDILTQSQVPWRDLAEKLGMLTLADLYQESSSPCQKLLENYKISGGAVEGLADALEAIGLNEGVQLLRASQQSEDKQSTDTTVDSGFCSQDNPAIANH, from the exons ATGGCTGGAGCTTTAAG CATGGACGAGTCTCAGTACCCTATGAAGATGTTCGAGAGTGAG TATATGATGGAAATCCCTTATCAACAGATAATGTCATCTTTTGATATTAAGAGCGAGCCGTATGTTCCAGAAACAG TTCATGGACCTTATTTACAAATAATCGAGGAGCCAAAACAA AGAGGCTTTCGTTTTCGTTACGAGTGTGAAGGACCCTCGCATGGGGGTCTACCAGGAGCCTCCAGTGAAAGGAACAGAAGGACATATCCCACTGTTAAG GTGTGCAACTTTGTGGGTCATGCTCGGGTGGAGGTGCAACTCGTAACACACACGGACCCCGCTCGAGTCCACGCGCACAGCCTGGTGGGAAAACAGTGCAACGAGAATGGAATGTGCAGTATTGACGTCGGCCCCAATGACCTGACAGCCCA GTTCAGTAATTTGGGAATTCTTCATGTGACTAAAAGAGGAGTTTTTGATGTATTGTCAAAGAGACTGCGAGAAGAAAAGAGGAGGATGAAAGAGCCTGGACATCTTTTCACTG ACACAGAGGATCAGGCTATTCAGCGAGAAGCAAAAGAGTTGGGCAAGAGCATGGACCTCAACATTGTGAGGTTAAAGTTCACTGCGTACCTTCAGGACAGCAATGGAGGATTCACCAGAGCTCTGAAGCCTGTTGTCTCCAACCCCATCTATGACAGCA AATCTCCCAATGCGTCCAACCTAAAGATCTCCCGCATGGACAAAACCTGCGGGATAGTGTTTGGAGGAGATGAGATCTTCTTGTTATGTGACAAAGTTCAAAAAG ATGATATTGATATTCGTTTCtatgaagaggaggatgaaggaggCTGGGAAGCATTTGGAGATTTCTCACCTACTGATGTTCATAAACAA TATGCCATTGTATTTAAAACGCCTCCATACCACAAAACAGACATTGAGCGTCCAGTCACAGTGTTTCTGCAGCTCCGGAGGAAGAAAGGTGGTGACTGCAGCGAACCCAAACAATTCACCTACATCCCACAGATGCAAG ATAAAGAGGAAGTTCAGAGGAAAAAGATGAAATCTCTTCCCCCACAGTACGATCCCTGGCGGGGTCCACAGGGCGGAGCAGGGGGTTTAGGGAGAGGATCGGGAGGCTTTGGGGGTCCAGGAACAGGAACAGGTGGAGGAGGAATGGGAGGAG GTTTCCCGTTTAATCATCAGTTGGACGGATCCGGCTTCTACCCAGGTGGCTGTGGAGGCTTTCTCGGAGGAGCACAGATGTCAGAATCTCTTCCACAGTTAGACACATCTTTAAACACAGCACCGACAGCCTCACCTGAGCAGCAGCAGATTCGTCAGATCG CTGCAGCCCTGCAGAACCGAACTACTGCAGCAGCTAAGCGCAGTGCCCGGGTCCTGCTGGAGTACTGCAGCACGGGGAACGTGCGCCTCCTGCTGGCCATGCAGAGACATCTATGCGGAGTCCAGGATGAGAATGGAGACAC GCCCTTACACTTGGCAGTTATTCACCAGCAACCAGCTGTGGCCCTTCAGCTCATTCAGACCATCATAAACACCCCTCAATCCAAGCTCATCAACAAGCTGAACCACCTCGGACAG GGTCCACTGCATTTGGCTGTGATCACCAAGCAGCCTAAGCTGGTGGAGGCCCTGCTCAGAGTGGGCGCTGACCCAAGCCTACTGGACAGAGACGGCCGAACAGCTGTGCACCTGGCAGCTCACATCGGAGACGAGAACATTCTGAAAGTGCTGCTGGGCCTGATGGACAAGCGCCACGCCCACCTGGTCAACACTGCAGACTTCTCAG GTCTGTATCCTCTGCACCTGGCTGTGAGAAAGGGAGGGGAGAAGTGTCTGCGGGTTCTGGTTGAAGCTGGAGCTAGGGTCAACACACCCGAGCAGAAGAGTGGCTGCTCAGCGCTGCACCTCGCTGTGAGAGAGAACCTGTTCAAAGTGGCCTGCACCCTCATTACTGAG CTGAAGGCAGATGTAAATGCGTGTACGTTTGGAGGGAACAGCCCACTCCACCTGGCCGCTAGTCTCGGCTCTCCCCATATCTGCTCTGTGCTCATAGCAGCAG GTGCTGATAAACGTCTGGAGAACGACGAGCCCCTGTTCTCTTCCTCGTCTTCCTCTGATGAAGAAGAGCTGGTTgaacagagagagaatgaagaaGAGCAGGTCCAGAGACATGTGGTTGAACAGGTGAAGGAGTTGTCGATATCATCTGAAAGAAGCAGAGTAAACCCACGCAAGAGACCAGCAGCTGGACACACACCCTTCGACCTGGCTAACTGCCAGAAG GTGAAGGATCTTCTGGATGGCAGGTCGAGTCCGAAGCCTAGTCGCCATTCGTCCAAGAAGCCAAAAAAGAGCACTGAAGACG TGGGTCAGTCTCTGGATGATGAACTGGTCAATAAACTGTGTGACATCCTTACCCAAAGCCAAGTACCCTGGAGAGATCTGGCAGAGAAACTGGGCATGCTCACACTAGCAGATTTGTATCAAGAGAGTTCCTCACCCTGCCAGAAACTTCTAGAAAACTATAAG ATAAGCGGCGGTGCAGTGGAGGGTCTGGCGGATGCACTGGAAG
- the nfkb2 gene encoding nuclear factor NF-kappa-B p100 subunit isoform X2: MDESQYPMKMFESEYMMEIPYQQIMSSFDIKSEPYVPETVHGPYLQIIEEPKQRGFRFRYECEGPSHGGLPGASSERNRRTYPTVKVCNFVGHARVEVQLVTHTDPARVHAHSLVGKQCNENGMCSIDVGPNDLTAQFSNLGILHVTKRGVFDVLSKRLREEKRRMKEPGHLFTDTEDQAIQREAKELGKSMDLNIVRLKFTAYLQDSNGGFTRALKPVVSNPIYDSKSPNASNLKISRMDKTCGIVFGGDEIFLLCDKVQKDDIDIRFYEEEDEGGWEAFGDFSPTDVHKQYAIVFKTPPYHKTDIERPVTVFLQLRRKKGGDCSEPKQFTYIPQMQDKEEVQRKKMKSLPPQYDPWRGPQGGAGGLGRGSGGFGGPGTGTGGGGMGGGFPFNHQLDGSGFYPGGCGGFLGGAQMSESLPQLDTSLNTAPTASPEQQQIRQIAAALQNRTTAAAKRSARVLLEYCSTGNVRLLLAMQRHLCGVQDENGDTPLHLAVIHQQPAVALQLIQTIINTPQSKLINKLNHLGQGPLHLAVITKQPKLVEALLRVGADPSLLDRDGRTAVHLAAHIGDENILKVLLGLMDKRHAHLVNTADFSGLYPLHLAVRKGGEKCLRVLVEAGARVNTPEQKSGCSALHLAVRENLFKVACTLITELKADVNACTFGGNSPLHLAASLGSPHICSVLIAAGADKRLENDEPLFSSSSSSDEEELVEQRENEEEQVQRHVVEQVKELSISSERSRVNPRKRPAAGHTPFDLANCQKVKDLLDGRSSPKPSRHSSKKPKKSTEDVGQSLDDELVNKLCDILTQSQVPWRDLAEKLGMLTLADLYQESSSPCQKLLENYKISGGAVEGLADALEAIGLNEGVQLLRASQQSEDKQSTDTTVDSGFCSQDNPAIANH; the protein is encoded by the exons ATGGACGAGTCTCAGTACCCTATGAAGATGTTCGAGAGTGAG TATATGATGGAAATCCCTTATCAACAGATAATGTCATCTTTTGATATTAAGAGCGAGCCGTATGTTCCAGAAACAG TTCATGGACCTTATTTACAAATAATCGAGGAGCCAAAACAA AGAGGCTTTCGTTTTCGTTACGAGTGTGAAGGACCCTCGCATGGGGGTCTACCAGGAGCCTCCAGTGAAAGGAACAGAAGGACATATCCCACTGTTAAG GTGTGCAACTTTGTGGGTCATGCTCGGGTGGAGGTGCAACTCGTAACACACACGGACCCCGCTCGAGTCCACGCGCACAGCCTGGTGGGAAAACAGTGCAACGAGAATGGAATGTGCAGTATTGACGTCGGCCCCAATGACCTGACAGCCCA GTTCAGTAATTTGGGAATTCTTCATGTGACTAAAAGAGGAGTTTTTGATGTATTGTCAAAGAGACTGCGAGAAGAAAAGAGGAGGATGAAAGAGCCTGGACATCTTTTCACTG ACACAGAGGATCAGGCTATTCAGCGAGAAGCAAAAGAGTTGGGCAAGAGCATGGACCTCAACATTGTGAGGTTAAAGTTCACTGCGTACCTTCAGGACAGCAATGGAGGATTCACCAGAGCTCTGAAGCCTGTTGTCTCCAACCCCATCTATGACAGCA AATCTCCCAATGCGTCCAACCTAAAGATCTCCCGCATGGACAAAACCTGCGGGATAGTGTTTGGAGGAGATGAGATCTTCTTGTTATGTGACAAAGTTCAAAAAG ATGATATTGATATTCGTTTCtatgaagaggaggatgaaggaggCTGGGAAGCATTTGGAGATTTCTCACCTACTGATGTTCATAAACAA TATGCCATTGTATTTAAAACGCCTCCATACCACAAAACAGACATTGAGCGTCCAGTCACAGTGTTTCTGCAGCTCCGGAGGAAGAAAGGTGGTGACTGCAGCGAACCCAAACAATTCACCTACATCCCACAGATGCAAG ATAAAGAGGAAGTTCAGAGGAAAAAGATGAAATCTCTTCCCCCACAGTACGATCCCTGGCGGGGTCCACAGGGCGGAGCAGGGGGTTTAGGGAGAGGATCGGGAGGCTTTGGGGGTCCAGGAACAGGAACAGGTGGAGGAGGAATGGGAGGAG GTTTCCCGTTTAATCATCAGTTGGACGGATCCGGCTTCTACCCAGGTGGCTGTGGAGGCTTTCTCGGAGGAGCACAGATGTCAGAATCTCTTCCACAGTTAGACACATCTTTAAACACAGCACCGACAGCCTCACCTGAGCAGCAGCAGATTCGTCAGATCG CTGCAGCCCTGCAGAACCGAACTACTGCAGCAGCTAAGCGCAGTGCCCGGGTCCTGCTGGAGTACTGCAGCACGGGGAACGTGCGCCTCCTGCTGGCCATGCAGAGACATCTATGCGGAGTCCAGGATGAGAATGGAGACAC GCCCTTACACTTGGCAGTTATTCACCAGCAACCAGCTGTGGCCCTTCAGCTCATTCAGACCATCATAAACACCCCTCAATCCAAGCTCATCAACAAGCTGAACCACCTCGGACAG GGTCCACTGCATTTGGCTGTGATCACCAAGCAGCCTAAGCTGGTGGAGGCCCTGCTCAGAGTGGGCGCTGACCCAAGCCTACTGGACAGAGACGGCCGAACAGCTGTGCACCTGGCAGCTCACATCGGAGACGAGAACATTCTGAAAGTGCTGCTGGGCCTGATGGACAAGCGCCACGCCCACCTGGTCAACACTGCAGACTTCTCAG GTCTGTATCCTCTGCACCTGGCTGTGAGAAAGGGAGGGGAGAAGTGTCTGCGGGTTCTGGTTGAAGCTGGAGCTAGGGTCAACACACCCGAGCAGAAGAGTGGCTGCTCAGCGCTGCACCTCGCTGTGAGAGAGAACCTGTTCAAAGTGGCCTGCACCCTCATTACTGAG CTGAAGGCAGATGTAAATGCGTGTACGTTTGGAGGGAACAGCCCACTCCACCTGGCCGCTAGTCTCGGCTCTCCCCATATCTGCTCTGTGCTCATAGCAGCAG GTGCTGATAAACGTCTGGAGAACGACGAGCCCCTGTTCTCTTCCTCGTCTTCCTCTGATGAAGAAGAGCTGGTTgaacagagagagaatgaagaaGAGCAGGTCCAGAGACATGTGGTTGAACAGGTGAAGGAGTTGTCGATATCATCTGAAAGAAGCAGAGTAAACCCACGCAAGAGACCAGCAGCTGGACACACACCCTTCGACCTGGCTAACTGCCAGAAG GTGAAGGATCTTCTGGATGGCAGGTCGAGTCCGAAGCCTAGTCGCCATTCGTCCAAGAAGCCAAAAAAGAGCACTGAAGACG TGGGTCAGTCTCTGGATGATGAACTGGTCAATAAACTGTGTGACATCCTTACCCAAAGCCAAGTACCCTGGAGAGATCTGGCAGAGAAACTGGGCATGCTCACACTAGCAGATTTGTATCAAGAGAGTTCCTCACCCTGCCAGAAACTTCTAGAAAACTATAAG ATAAGCGGCGGTGCAGTGGAGGGTCTGGCGGATGCACTGGAAG
- the shld2 gene encoding shieldin complex subunit 2 isoform X1, with product MTDKPKIHIFLGAPHPSSLSKDVQEEEEKEGGLPFQWKTLELRWSQGRLRHLECKGDATPEVSEGGLSTGDCVEAIGRLKPKRVHEKQSFSGTHEGSKTGNVSEDDSTCSTGLSCSAIGTNSAAAAPMVEGNSPTDLGNSICLGSSEDDKTKDSEGESVEEPEDNLTPPVSRSALERQAYTEKELEKDFCPGIVAEYLDSCFLSLQPGPSSNPMIRHPEQSPAISVETEYLTVWTKSQSLLLRGRVVKQPQGGSQEKPRSPQTPTQQTPVASVGSPELYSPEVSPVQRGLGGTLQSSLSIFYESLSQRHHEGGVVIECTPDGILCSQASPPVDQEGANQSAESPISSVTPEISPTPSTSKRAKLSPSTSKGHRQMGSKSVLPLCGPTTLLSRCKSHGVHYSILVAVVHPCHLKEIKVKSGASAGASVPLASMIVTDQSGVEVKAVLWRTAAFWALTVSPGDILLITGVRVHEDKWRGETVLQSSFNSRLLNLGQITPDHTSQAPQNVNIHTWRTLCTYLHEKRPLLVSLPARTAQDPHSVSFVRLGSLRPDTLVHALLRVKHSKTISAWRDEVEGVSRTGSVLRAVLSVEQGDGTQGAVVLWGSALALLQRINRNTDAVWEFRLLLVKQDVTSGLLELHSTPWSSCHPVFPDDTRCKEFYNTASSHNSFEIDLHTLLSQKYTGNVELKAQITAVQFQSSPSQDAVQLMDREMSLEKVLEVVCGDITFTGCGLCCAELDTDENGIYRPCYPCLPHTGVRRYYRPAVLTVREGDRQVCVQVPPTLLQKILLDTPPDKLNKPVAPASEERFVHVVAKRIHSILSTPRTLYCLTVRSHFECDENSVPIIQNFFLLEFKS from the exons ATGACCGATAAACCAAAGATCCACATATTTCTGGGGGCTCCCCATCCCTCATCACTATCTAAGGATGtccaagaagaagaagagaaagaaggaggCCTCCCATTTCAGTGGAAGACTCTGGAGCTGCGCTGGAGTCAGGGTAGGTTGCGACATTTAGAATGTAAGGGAGATGCAACACCTGAAGTTTCTGAAGGAGGTCTAAGCACTGGTGATTGTGTGGAGGCCATTGGTAGACTGAAGCCAAAACGCGTCCATGAAAAGCAAAGCTTTTCAGGAACTCATGAGGGTAGCAAGACTGGAAATGTGTCCGAAGATGATTCCACATGCTCAACTGGCCTGTCCTGTAGTGCTATAGGCACTAATTCTGCTGCTGCGGCGCCAATGGTTGAAGGAAACTCACCCACTGATCTTGGGAATAGTATATGTTTAGGTTCTAGTGAGGATGACAAGACTAAAGACTCTGAAGGTGAATCTGTAGAAGAGCCTGAAGATAACTTGACACCTCCAGTTAGTCGTTCAGCTCTGGAAAGGCAAGCATATACAGAAAAGGAACTGGAAAAGGACTTTTGTCCTGGTATAGTTGCTGAATACCTAGACAGTTGCTTTCTTTCTCTACAACCTGGCCCTAGCTCTAACCCTATGATCAGACATCCTGAGCAAAGTCCTGCCATAAGTGTTGAGACTGAATATTTAACGGTCTGGACCAAGAGCCAGAGTTTACTCCTCAGAGGTAGAGTGGTTAAGCAACCTCAAGGTGGCTCACAAGAGAAACCTAGATCTCCCCAAACACCAACACAACAAACACCTGTAGCTTCTGTTGGCTCCCCAGAGCTCTACAGCCCAGAGGTTAGCCCAGTCCAGAGAGGCCTAGGGGGAACTCTGCAAAGTTCACTCAGTATTTTCTATGAAAGTCTTAGCCAGAGGCATCATGAAGGAGGTGTGGTAATAGAGTGCACACCTGATGGGATTCTGTGCTCTCAGGCAAGTCCTCCAGTGGACCAAGAAGGTGCTAATCAATCTGCTGAATCCCCAATCTCATCTGTAACACCTGAAATCTCACCTACTCCCAGTACTTCAAAACGCGCAAAACTGTCTCCCAGCACATCTAAAGGCCATCGTCAGATGGGCTCAAAAAGTGTGCTTCCACTGTGCGGTCCCACCACTCTCCTCTCAAGGTGTAAGAGTCATGGTGTACATTACTCTATCTTGGTTGCTGTGGTTCACCCCTGCCACCTGAAGGAGATCAAAGTGAAGTCTGGAGCGTCTGCTGGAGCCAGTGTTCCTCTGGCCTCCATGATTGTTACTGACCAATCAGGAGTGGAGGTAAAGGCGGTTCTGTGGAGGACAGCTGCATTCTGGGCCCTGACTGTGTCTCCTGGGGACATACTGCTCATCACAG GTGTGAGGGTACATGAGGATAAATGGCGAGGAGAAACAGTACTGCAGTCTTCCTTCAACAGCCGTCTTCTGAACCTGGGTCAGATTACTCCAGATCATACTTCACAAG CTCCACAGAATGTAAATATTCATACTTGGAGAACACTGTGTACTtatctgcacgagaagcgccccCTGTTGGTGTCTCTGCCTGCTCGCACTGCTCAGGACCCACATTCAGTCTCATTCGTCCGTCTTGGTTCTCTACGGCCTGACACACTCGTTCATGCTCTGCTAAGAGTCAAACACTCCAAGACCATTTCAG CCTGGCGTGATGAGGTGGAGGGTGTATCCCGGACAGGCAGTGTGCTGAGAGCTGTGCTGAGTGTGGAGCAAGGAGATGGCACACAGGGAGCTGTGGTCCTTTGGGGATCTGCCTTGGCCTTGCTACAGCGCATAAACAGGAACACGG ATGCAGTGTGGGAGTTCCGGCTGCTCTTAGTGAAACAGGACGTGACCTCAGGCCTACTAGAGCTTCACTCCACGCCGTGGAGCTCCTGTCATCCAGTCTTCCCAGACGACACTCGATGCAAAGAGTTTTACAACACAGCCTCCTCACACAACAGCTTTGAGATCGACCTGCACACACTCCTGTCCCAAAAGTACACAG GTAACGTGGAGCTGAAAGCTCAAATCACTGCTGTCCAGTTTCAGAGCAGCCCGTCGCAGGATGCAGTGCAGCTCATGGATCGAGAGATGTCTCTGGAGAAAGTTCTGGAGGTTGTGTGTGGTGACATCACTTTCACTGGCTGTGGCCTGTGCTGTGCTGAGCTGGACACGGATGAGAACGGAATCTACAGACCCTGCTACCCCTGCCTGCCTCATACTGGAGTACGCCGCTACTACAG ACCAGCTGTTCTGACTGTGAGAGAGGGAGATCGTCAAGTGTGTGTACAAGTTCCACCCACTCTTTTGCAAAAGATCCTGCTTGACACCCCACCAGACAAGCTGAACAAGCCTGTAG CTCCTGCATCAGAGGAGAGGTTTGTCCATGTTGTAGCCAAGCGAATCCACTCCATACTGTCCACTCCAAGAACCCTGTATTGTCTGACTGTCCGCAGCCATTTTGAATGTGATGAAAACAGCGTTCCTATCATTCAGAATTTCTTCCTGTTAGAATTTAAATCATAA